The following proteins come from a genomic window of Dysidea avara chromosome 12, odDysAvar1.4, whole genome shotgun sequence:
- the LOC136240037 gene encoding early growth response protein 1-like, whose product MICQMEYYPKLNYMLMMYYFMLLFIQRRTVNSYREIWILLESGLMNGKWYLTIKSMDYGNIDFTNPENIFDFSAGPISKKKTITLSLNGKQRRKLRAKPCILLSELEIMPPDENGEVKIREKTFECKLCGDKFYRSTHLTRHMRVHTGEKPYSCHICKRRFARCDYKQAHVYTHRRDKVHSCPICGEVYHDLTSYADHCGSHPDSEYLQLCKQEEALKAERKIAAKNLKSSTTDQPVIAATVKELASSTASHIENNEEDDISIIPNPMYSFNCELPLETSAPHLSPSPPVLATNGSCSLDGHSIPPLYVVVSPSQEISQQVFVFFSNQSQPPPLLVSS is encoded by the exons ATGATTTGCCAAATGGAATATTATCCAAAATTAAactatatgctgatgatgtatTACTTTATGCTACTATTCATACAGAGAAGGACTGTCAACAGTTACAGAGAGATCTGGATTCTCTTGGAAAGTGGGCTGATGAATGGAAAATGGTATTTAACCATCAAAAGT ATGGATTATGGAAACATAGATTTTACAAATCCTGAAAATATCTTCGATTTCAGTGCTGGTCCAATATCTAAGAAGAAAACTATCACTCTTTCGCTAAATGGCAAACAACGCCGTAAGCTGAGAGCTAAACCATGTATATTGCTATCTGAATTAGAGATAATGCCACCTGACGAGAATGGAGAAGTTAAAATACGTGAAAAAACATTTGAATGCAAGTTGTGTGGTGATAAATTTTATCGGTCCACTCATCTGACTAGACACATGCGTGTACATACCGGAGAAAAACCATATAGTTGCCACATTTGCAAAAGGAGATTTGCAAGGTGTGATTACAAACAAGCTCATGTTTATACCCACAGAAGAGATAAAGTACACAGCTGTCCTATTTGTGGTGAGGTGTATCATGACTTGACCAGTTATGCTGACCACTGTGGATCACACCCTGATAGTGAATATCTCCAATTGTGTAAGCAGGAAGAAGCTCTTAAGGCTGAAAGGAAGATTGCAGCAAAAAACCTTAAGTCTTCTACCACAGATCAACCTGTTATTGCAGCTACTGTTAAAGAATTGGCTTCTAGTACAGCATCACACATAGAAAataatgaagaagatgatattTCAATTATTCCAAATCCAATGTATTCATTTAACTGTGAACTCCCATTAGAAACAAGCGCACCTCATCTCAGCCCATCCCCTCCAGTATTGGCAACCAATGGGTCTTGCTCTCTTGATGGTCATTCTATACCTCCTTTGTATGTTGTAGTATCACCTTCACAAGAAATATCTCAACAAGTATTTGTGTTCTTTAGCAACCAAAGCCAGCCACCACCTTTGCTAGTTTCATCATGA